Proteins from one Mauremys mutica isolate MM-2020 ecotype Southern chromosome 14, ASM2049712v1, whole genome shotgun sequence genomic window:
- the CFAP20 gene encoding cilia- and flagella-associated protein 20 isoform X3: MIIKNLKKYFTFEVQVLDDKNVRRRFRASNYQSTTRVKPFICTMPMRLDDGWNQIQFNLSDFTRRAYGTNYIETLRVQIHANCRIRRVYFSDRLYSEDELPAEFKLYLPVQNKAKQ, translated from the exons ATGATCATTAAGAACCTAAAGAAATACTTCACCTTTGAAGTGCAG GTGTTGGATGATAAGAACGTGCGCAGGCGCTTCCGGGCAAGTAACTACCAGAGCACAACCCGGGTGAAACCCTTCATCTGCACCATGCCCATGCGGCTGGATGATGGCTGGAACCAAATTCAGTTCAACCTGTCCGATTTCACACGCCGCGCCTATGGCACGAACTACATCGAGACCCTGAGGGTCCAG ATCCATGCGAACTGTCGCATCCGGAGGGTGTATTTCTCTGACAGACTCTACTCGGAGGATGAGCTTCCAGCTGAGTTCAAGCTGTACCTTCCTGTTCAGAACAAGGCCAAG CAATAA